A genomic segment from Streptosporangium roseum DSM 43021 encodes:
- a CDS encoding MGMT family protein, protein MEPVGHPPPYAERVLDVVERIPRGRVMSYGDIAEYLGEGGPRQVGRVMSTWGGGVPWWRVVHADGTPPPGHEQRCLARWQEERTPLRGARADMRAARWDGLPESTA, encoded by the coding sequence ATGGAGCCGGTAGGCCACCCGCCCCCGTATGCGGAGCGGGTGCTCGACGTGGTCGAGCGCATCCCGCGCGGCAGGGTGATGTCCTACGGCGACATCGCCGAATACCTCGGAGAGGGAGGCCCCCGCCAGGTCGGGAGGGTCATGTCCACCTGGGGTGGCGGTGTGCCCTGGTGGCGTGTCGTGCACGCCGACGGGACCCCGCCGCCGGGCCACGAGCAGAGATGCCTGGCCAGGTGGCAGGAGGAGCGGACCCCGTTGCGGGGCGCCCGCGCGGACATGCGCGCGGCGAGATGGGACGGGCTGCCGGAAAGCACGGCGTAA
- a CDS encoding S8 family peptidase: MLRRRFWAAGALVGLSLTVSTPVGAADVREEQRWVLEAMNVEQAWKTTRGAGVTVALVDSRVDGAVAELRGRVVSGPDMGSAQQARGRPGAAWHGTAMASLIAGAGKGSGGLLGIAPEARILSLPLVLRNGTEDRAGLPEADLRTRADSPLARAIRYAANHGAKVVSMSLGAYGPHKAEREAVSYALSRGVVLVAAAGNDGTSEYALDNATSFWNFPAGYSGVIGVGAVDSTARPAPFSSDNLSVLVSAPGVDVPVVTPGGAYGSSEGTSSATALVAGVAALIKAKYPDISPHLVAQALTSTATSAPADGYDDHVGFGVVDAGAALARAGELVNRAAPATAPAVKHFGEGPLPQEPARPGPEPFRLWLYGAGLLGGLLAFGGAVVMLNRRSEQSVPARGEPVTGQGRPWP; encoded by the coding sequence GTGTTGAGGCGGCGGTTCTGGGCGGCGGGCGCCCTGGTCGGGCTCTCCCTGACGGTCTCCACCCCGGTGGGGGCGGCCGACGTGCGCGAGGAGCAGCGCTGGGTGCTGGAGGCGATGAACGTCGAGCAGGCCTGGAAGACCACCAGGGGGGCGGGCGTCACCGTGGCCCTGGTGGACAGCCGGGTGGACGGGGCCGTCGCGGAGCTGCGCGGCCGGGTCGTCTCCGGTCCCGACATGGGCTCGGCGCAGCAGGCGAGGGGCAGGCCCGGCGCGGCCTGGCACGGCACGGCGATGGCCTCGCTCATCGCCGGGGCGGGCAAGGGGAGCGGCGGCCTCCTCGGGATCGCCCCCGAGGCGCGGATCCTCTCCCTGCCGCTGGTCCTGCGGAACGGGACCGAGGACCGGGCCGGCCTGCCGGAGGCGGACCTGCGGACGCGGGCCGACAGCCCGCTGGCCCGCGCGATCCGCTACGCCGCCAACCACGGGGCCAAGGTCGTCAGCATGTCCCTGGGGGCCTACGGGCCGCACAAGGCCGAGCGCGAGGCCGTCTCCTACGCGCTGTCCCGGGGGGTGGTGCTGGTGGCGGCCGCCGGCAACGACGGCACCTCCGAGTACGCCCTCGACAACGCCACCTCCTTCTGGAACTTCCCCGCCGGATACTCCGGGGTCATCGGGGTGGGCGCGGTCGACTCGACGGCCCGGCCGGCCCCGTTCAGCAGCGACAACCTGTCGGTGCTGGTCTCCGCGCCGGGGGTGGACGTGCCGGTGGTGACCCCGGGGGGCGCCTACGGCTCCTCGGAGGGGACCAGTTCGGCGACGGCGCTGGTGGCGGGAGTCGCCGCACTCATAAAAGCTAAATATCCGGATATCTCGCCGCATCTGGTGGCGCAGGCTCTCACCTCCACCGCCACGTCCGCCCCCGCCGACGGATACGACGACCACGTCGGCTTCGGCGTCGTCGACGCCGGCGCGGCACTCGCCAGGGCGGGGGAGCTGGTGAACCGCGCGGCTCCGGCGACGGCGCCCGCGGTCAAGCACTTCGGCGAGGGCCCCCTGCCCCAGGAGCCCGCCCGGCCCGGCCCGGAGCCGTTCCGGCTCTGGCTGTACGGCGCGGGCCTGCTCGGCGGGCTGCTGGCGTTCGGCGGTGCCGTGGTGATGCTGAACCGGCGGTCGGAGCAGTCCGTCCCGGCGCGGGGAGAGCCGGTGACCGGGCAGGGGCGGCCGTGGCCGTGA
- a CDS encoding S8 family serine peptidase, which yields MLRRAGAAGALAMIALGAAPAAHADDVRGSQRQVLRTLDLPGAWRISKGGDVTVAVLDSGVDPHHRDLVGSVIEGKDFTSGANPPGVAPLRLHGTYMASLIAGHGHGPGGADGVIGVAPRARVLSVRVILEDEEPGFREFNTAERFEDVVARGIRYAVDQGADVINMSISKELATREERAAIRYAISRGVVLVAAAGNEGAGKPDSTGYAPYSYPAAFPGVVSVAAADRGLRRASFSNWNPSVLVAAPGVDIFGAGPGDEYWVGRGTSQATALVSGVAALIKAKYPEMSPALVAQALTAGASRRPTGGYDTGMGFGVVNAPRALAEAARISRHTLTATGPGSHDPARPMGRGVEPVQVIQRDQHKITLYGGVAVAAGFGAVASLMVIAVSVGRARSSAGSAEGAASGLVHGPVDGSATGPADGSVNGITDGSAEPSVNGIAEGSAGGPADAAGHPGPGSPAAP from the coding sequence ATGCTGAGGCGGGCGGGCGCGGCCGGGGCGCTGGCCATGATCGCGCTGGGGGCGGCCCCCGCCGCGCACGCCGACGACGTGCGGGGCAGCCAGCGTCAGGTGCTGCGGACCCTCGATCTGCCCGGTGCCTGGCGGATCTCCAAGGGCGGGGACGTGACCGTCGCGGTGCTGGACTCGGGGGTGGATCCGCACCATCGCGACCTGGTGGGTTCGGTGATCGAGGGCAAGGACTTCACCTCGGGGGCCAACCCGCCGGGGGTCGCTCCGCTCCGGCTGCACGGCACCTACATGGCGTCGCTGATCGCCGGGCACGGGCACGGCCCCGGCGGAGCCGACGGGGTGATCGGCGTCGCGCCCAGGGCGCGGGTGCTGTCGGTCCGGGTGATCCTGGAGGACGAGGAGCCGGGCTTCCGCGAGTTCAACACCGCCGAGCGGTTCGAGGACGTGGTGGCCAGGGGCATCAGATACGCCGTGGACCAGGGCGCGGACGTGATCAACATGTCGATCTCCAAGGAGCTGGCGACCAGGGAGGAGCGGGCGGCGATCCGTTACGCGATCTCCCGGGGGGTCGTGCTGGTCGCGGCGGCGGGCAACGAGGGCGCGGGCAAGCCCGACTCCACCGGCTACGCCCCCTACTCCTACCCGGCGGCCTTCCCCGGGGTGGTCTCGGTGGCCGCGGCCGACCGGGGGCTGCGCAGGGCCTCGTTCTCCAACTGGAACCCCTCGGTCCTGGTGGCCGCGCCCGGAGTGGACATCTTCGGCGCGGGCCCCGGCGACGAGTACTGGGTCGGCCGCGGCACTTCGCAGGCGACCGCGCTCGTCTCGGGCGTCGCTGCACTGATTAAAGCGAAATATCCAGAAATGTCGCCCGCGTTGGTCGCGCAGGCGCTCACCGCGGGGGCGAGCCGGCGGCCGACCGGAGGGTACGACACCGGCATGGGCTTCGGCGTGGTCAACGCCCCCCGGGCGCTCGCCGAGGCCGCCAGGATCTCCCGCCACACCCTCACCGCCACGGGACCCGGCAGCCACGATCCCGCCCGCCCGATGGGCAGGGGGGTGGAGCCGGTCCAGGTGATCCAGCGGGACCAGCACAAGATCACCCTGTACGGCGGGGTGGCCGTGGCCGCCGGATTCGGCGCGGTCGCGTCCCTGATGGTGATCGCCGTGTCCGTCGGCCGGGCCCGGTCGTCGGCCGGCTCGGCGGAGGGGGCCGCGAGCGGCCTCGTGCACGGTCCCGTGGACGGCTCCGCCACAGGTCCCGCGGACGGCTCCGTGAACGGCATCACGGACGGCTCGGCGGAGCCCTCCGTGAACGGCATCGCGGAGGGTTCCGCGGGCGGTCCCGCGGACGCGGCGGGGCACCCCGGCCCCGGCTCTCCGGCCGCCCCCTGA
- the moeZ gene encoding adenylyltransferase/sulfurtransferase MoeZ, with protein MSLPPLVEPAAELTVDEVRRYSRHLIIPDVGMAGQKRLKNAKVLCVGAGGLGSPALLYLAAAGVGTLGVIDFDVVDESNLQRQVIHGQSDVGRLKAESAAASVREINPLVDVVVHNVALTTDNVMEIFSGYDLIVDGTDNFATRYMVNDAAVLLGKPYVWGSIYRFDGQASVFWAEHGPCYRCLYPEPPPPGMVPSCAEGGVLGVLCASIGSIQVNEAIKLLTGIGEPLVGRLMIYDALEMNYRSVKVRKDPECVLCGKNPTVTELLEDYEAFCGAVSQEAQEAASGSTITATDLKAMQDADENIYVIDVREPNEYEIVSIPGAVLIPKGEFLNGSALEKLPQDKRIVLHCKSGARSAEVLAIVKNAGFSDAVHVGGGVLSWVKTVDPSLPSY; from the coding sequence GTGTCGTTGCCACCGCTGGTAGAGCCGGCAGCCGAGCTGACCGTCGACGAGGTGCGCCGCTACTCGCGCCACCTGATCATTCCCGACGTGGGCATGGCCGGGCAGAAGCGCCTGAAGAACGCCAAGGTGCTCTGTGTGGGCGCCGGCGGCCTGGGCTCTCCCGCCCTGCTGTACCTCGCCGCCGCGGGCGTGGGCACGCTCGGGGTCATCGACTTCGACGTCGTCGACGAGTCCAACCTGCAGCGCCAGGTCATTCACGGCCAGTCCGACGTCGGCCGCCTCAAGGCGGAGAGCGCCGCGGCCAGCGTCAGGGAGATCAACCCGCTGGTCGACGTGGTCGTCCACAACGTGGCGCTCACCACCGACAACGTCATGGAGATCTTCTCCGGGTACGACCTGATCGTGGACGGCACCGACAACTTCGCCACCCGCTACATGGTCAACGACGCGGCCGTCCTGCTCGGCAAGCCGTACGTCTGGGGCTCGATCTACCGCTTCGACGGCCAGGCCAGCGTGTTCTGGGCCGAGCACGGTCCCTGCTACCGCTGCCTCTACCCCGAGCCCCCGCCCCCCGGCATGGTCCCCTCCTGCGCCGAGGGCGGCGTGCTCGGCGTGCTGTGCGCGTCGATCGGCTCCATCCAGGTCAACGAGGCCATCAAGCTCCTCACCGGTATCGGGGAGCCGCTCGTCGGCCGCCTGATGATCTACGACGCCCTGGAGATGAACTACCGTTCGGTCAAGGTCCGCAAGGACCCCGAGTGCGTGCTCTGCGGCAAGAACCCGACGGTCACCGAGCTCCTGGAGGACTACGAGGCGTTCTGCGGCGCGGTCTCCCAGGAGGCACAGGAGGCCGCCTCCGGCTCCACGATCACCGCGACCGACCTCAAGGCCATGCAGGACGCCGACGAGAACATCTACGTGATCGACGTCCGTGAGCCGAACGAGTACGAGATCGTCTCCATCCCCGGCGCCGTGCTCATCCCCAAGGGCGAGTTCCTCAACGGTTCCGCGCTGGAGAAGCTCCCGCAGGACAAGCGCATCGTCCTGCACTGCAAGTCCGGCGCCCGGTCCGCCGAGGTCCTGGCGATTGTCAAGAACGCCGGCTTCTCCGACGCCGTCCACGTGGGCGGCGGCGTGCTGAGCTGGGTCAAGACGGTCGACCCGAGCCTGCCGAGCTACTAG
- a CDS encoding alpha/beta fold hydrolase yields the protein MSVEPIPSWPGELMDLGERRVHVRSTPPGPSETAVYVHGLAGSATNWTDLMGELSDVVTGHAVDLPGAGHSPEPPGGDYSIAAHARTVTALIDRVAGGPVHLFGNSLGGAVSVRVAATRPDLVRSLTLISPALPDLLPRYGPARVALSAVPRLGEWAATQLSALPAERRLNATLGMCYADLGRIHPERLREAAEELRRRDGLPYAAAALVGSARGLVAEYFRRGAENLWRQAAQVTAPTLVVHGRHDRLVNPRMAARAGRTFPHVRLVLLPDAGHVAQMELPGRVAREARRLICETAPIPIGND from the coding sequence GTGAGTGTCGAGCCGATTCCGAGCTGGCCCGGTGAGCTGATGGATCTGGGGGAGCGGCGCGTCCACGTGCGCTCGACCCCGCCCGGTCCCTCGGAGACCGCCGTCTACGTGCACGGCCTCGCGGGTTCGGCGACCAACTGGACCGACCTGATGGGCGAGCTGTCCGACGTGGTCACCGGCCACGCGGTCGACCTGCCGGGGGCCGGGCACTCCCCGGAACCGCCCGGCGGGGACTACTCGATCGCCGCCCACGCCCGGACCGTCACCGCGCTGATCGACCGGGTCGCCGGCGGCCCGGTCCACCTGTTCGGCAACTCCCTGGGCGGCGCCGTCTCGGTGCGGGTCGCCGCGACCCGGCCGGACCTGGTCCGCTCCCTCACGCTCATCTCACCGGCCCTGCCCGACCTGCTCCCCAGGTACGGCCCGGCGCGGGTGGCGCTGTCGGCGGTGCCGAGACTGGGCGAGTGGGCCGCGACGCAGCTGAGCGCCCTGCCCGCCGAGCGCAGGCTCAACGCCACGCTCGGCATGTGTTACGCCGATCTCGGCCGGATCCACCCGGAGCGGCTCCGGGAGGCGGCCGAGGAACTGCGCCGCAGGGACGGCCTGCCGTACGCGGCGGCCGCGCTGGTCGGCTCCGCGCGGGGCCTCGTCGCCGAGTACTTCAGGCGCGGCGCGGAGAACCTGTGGCGGCAGGCGGCTCAGGTGACCGCGCCCACGCTGGTCGTCCACGGGCGCCACGACCGCCTCGTCAACCCGCGCATGGCCGCGCGGGCCGGGCGGACCTTCCCCCATGTGAGGCTGGTGCTGCTGCCCGACGCCGGGCACGTGGCGCAGATGGAGCTCCCCGGAAGGGTGGCCCGCGAGGCCCGGCGTCTGATATGTGAGACTGCCCCCATCCCGATTGGGAATGACTGA
- a CDS encoding Ku protein — protein MRSIWKGTVSFGLVTIPVRLFTATERRDVTFHLVHGEDGGRIRFRRFCQACEEEVPFADVAKGYELPGGDMVVLAGDDFDDLPLSTSRRIEVLQFSPAGQIDPILLDKAYYLEPDPAGVKPYVLLRDALERSGLVAVVKVALRQRESLAALRVRDGVFLLETMLWPDEVRSADFAFLEEGVDARPQEVRMTESLIETMVADFEPSAHRDGYREAVQEVIEAKIEGREIVSAGAPVEEGPPADLMAALRASVEAAKKERRGAAPATGKAAAEPAKKDGAAEEKASRGRRTGRPA, from the coding sequence ATGCGGAGCATCTGGAAAGGCACGGTCTCGTTCGGGCTGGTCACGATCCCGGTCAGGCTGTTCACCGCGACGGAGCGCCGCGACGTCACCTTCCACCTGGTGCACGGCGAGGACGGCGGCCGGATCAGGTTCCGCCGGTTCTGTCAGGCGTGCGAGGAGGAGGTCCCGTTCGCCGACGTGGCCAAGGGCTACGAGCTGCCGGGCGGCGACATGGTCGTGCTCGCCGGCGACGACTTCGACGACCTGCCGCTGTCCACCTCGCGCAGGATCGAGGTGCTCCAGTTCAGCCCGGCGGGCCAGATCGACCCGATCCTGCTGGACAAGGCCTACTACCTGGAGCCGGACCCCGCGGGGGTGAAGCCGTACGTGCTGCTCCGTGACGCGCTGGAGCGTTCGGGGCTGGTGGCGGTCGTCAAGGTGGCGCTGCGCCAGCGCGAGTCGCTCGCGGCGCTCCGGGTCCGGGACGGGGTCTTCCTGCTGGAGACCATGCTCTGGCCGGACGAGGTGCGATCGGCGGACTTCGCGTTCCTGGAGGAGGGCGTCGACGCCAGGCCGCAGGAGGTGCGGATGACGGAGTCGCTGATCGAGACGATGGTCGCGGACTTCGAGCCCTCGGCGCACAGGGACGGCTACCGGGAGGCGGTCCAGGAGGTCATCGAGGCGAAGATCGAGGGCAGGGAGATCGTGTCCGCCGGGGCGCCGGTCGAGGAGGGGCCGCCGGCCGACCTGATGGCCGCGCTGCGCGCCAGTGTCGAGGCCGCCAAGAAAGAACGCCGGGGCGCGGCTCCGGCGACGGGAAAGGCCGCCGCCGAGCCCGCGAAGAAGGACGGAGCCGCAGAGGAGAAGGCTTCCCGCGGGCGGAGGACCGGCCGTCCGGCGTAA
- a CDS encoding TetR/AcrR family transcriptional regulator, which translates to MTATPDAKPRGTRLPRMARRRQLLSAAQEVFVENGYHAAAMDDIAERAGVSKPVLYQHFPGKQELYLALLDLHVDDMIARCRDALASTTDNKQRVQAAIGAFFDFVSGQGEAFRLVFESDLRNVAPVRQRIERNLRESAEMISHVIQEDTGCSSDEARLLGVGLVGMAEVSARYWISSNGSIPKDAATQLIARLSWRGISGFPRTTAEH; encoded by the coding sequence GTGACCGCTACCCCGGACGCCAAGCCCCGGGGCACCCGGCTGCCCCGAATGGCCCGTCGCCGCCAGCTGCTCAGCGCGGCGCAGGAGGTGTTCGTGGAGAACGGCTACCACGCGGCCGCGATGGACGACATCGCCGAGCGGGCCGGGGTCAGCAAGCCGGTGCTCTACCAGCACTTCCCGGGCAAGCAGGAGCTCTACCTGGCCCTGCTCGACCTGCACGTGGACGACATGATCGCCCGCTGCCGCGACGCCCTCGCCTCCACCACGGACAACAAGCAGCGCGTCCAGGCCGCGATCGGCGCCTTCTTCGACTTCGTCTCCGGTCAGGGCGAGGCGTTCCGGCTGGTCTTCGAGTCCGACCTGCGCAACGTCGCCCCGGTCCGCCAGCGCATCGAGCGCAACCTCCGCGAGAGCGCCGAGATGATCAGCCACGTCATCCAGGAGGACACCGGCTGCTCCAGCGACGAGGCCCGCCTGCTGGGCGTCGGCCTGGTCGGCATGGCCGAGGTCAGCGCCCGCTACTGGATCAGCAGCAACGGCTCCATTCCCAAGGACGCCGCCACCCAGCTCATCGCCCGGCTGTCCTGGCGCGGCATCTCGGGTTTCCCCCGGACGACCGCCGAGCACTGA
- a CDS encoding DUF3107 domain-containing protein, whose amino-acid sequence MEIKIGVRSVHRELVVETNLSAEQVEEELGKALSADRGIFGISDSKGRRVLVPISSLGFIEIGEEEARPVGFGGTL is encoded by the coding sequence ATGGAAATCAAGATCGGCGTGCGTTCCGTACACCGTGAGCTTGTAGTGGAGACCAACCTCTCGGCCGAGCAGGTCGAGGAGGAGCTCGGCAAGGCCCTGAGCGCGGACCGGGGCATCTTCGGCATCAGCGACAGCAAGGGCCGCAGGGTCCTCGTCCCGATCTCCTCGCTCGGCTTCATCGAGATCGGCGAGGAGGAGGCCCGGCCCGTCGGTTTCGGCGGCACCCTCTAG
- a CDS encoding ferritin-like fold-containing protein has product MSDSPAGVGDLLGVLAYAELTAFLRLAEDATRHAPSLADRAALGDLAATEYAHFRLLHDRLASLGIDPEEAMAPFVGPLDDWHTQTTPGDWLEALVKAYVGTGIALDFYREAAVHVDAETRRLVEEVLVDEGRSQFAVERVGAALKEDPTQSGRLALWARRMVGEALSQGQHVAAARPELAKLLVEAAGEDITRMFARLTEAHGERMAAMGLTPGP; this is encoded by the coding sequence ATGAGTGATTCCCCTGCCGGTGTCGGCGACCTGCTCGGCGTCCTTGCCTACGCCGAGCTGACGGCGTTCCTCCGTCTCGCCGAGGACGCCACGCGGCACGCGCCCTCGCTGGCCGACCGGGCCGCCCTGGGCGATCTGGCCGCGACCGAATACGCCCACTTCCGGCTGCTCCACGACCGCCTCGCCTCGCTCGGGATCGACCCGGAGGAGGCGATGGCCCCGTTCGTCGGGCCGCTGGACGACTGGCACACCCAGACCACGCCGGGAGACTGGCTGGAGGCTCTGGTCAAGGCCTACGTCGGCACCGGGATCGCGCTCGACTTCTACCGCGAGGCCGCCGTCCACGTGGACGCCGAGACGCGGCGGCTCGTGGAGGAGGTGCTCGTCGACGAGGGGCGGTCGCAGTTCGCCGTGGAGCGGGTCGGCGCGGCACTCAAGGAGGACCCCACGCAGAGCGGGCGGCTGGCGCTGTGGGCCAGGCGGATGGTGGGGGAGGCGCTCAGCCAGGGCCAGCACGTGGCCGCGGCCCGGCCCGAGCTCGCGAAGCTGCTGGTGGAGGCGGCGGGTGAGGACATCACCCGGATGTTCGCCCGGCTGACCGAGGCGCACGGCGAGCGGATGGCCGCGATGGGGCTGACCCCGGGGCCGTGA
- a CDS encoding DEAD/DEAH box helicase: MALPLALNGQDIIGQARTGTGKTYAFGVAMLQRVGKPRKNRKKPRGLVVVPTRELAVQVTEDLVTAAGKLGSRILTVYGGRAYEPQVEALKQGVDVIVGTPGRLLDLVKQKHLDLGQIDVLVLDEADRMLDLGFLPDIERIIKLIPEKRQTMLFSATLPGEIVALSRRYLTRPTHVRAENNDAEAEATPQTTQFVWRAHRMDKIEIVGRLLQCDGRGLTMIFCETKRACDMVVEQLKERGFAAAAVHGDLGQGQREQALRAFRNGKIDVLVATDVAARGIDVDDVTHVVNYDCPQDEKAYVHRIGRTGRAGKTGVAVTFVEWEDLTRWKVINNALSLDFAEPVETYSTSPHVFSDLGIPEGTKGVLPHANRSRAGLAAEEVEDLGETGRVRSRGPRRGREEERDERRERPARTPRERRRTRGGRTGADATEPVENVREETVAEAAPVEEPRRRRSRAGRAAEETPVPVTEQEIQSPVVELTEVEVDVTSRKDDNRDDQPAETAPRRGRTRKAGLNPEVSLTEGTGVQSRREPVAEQADRPRRRREPVAEVPQWEDESVDGHWDDEPVAEAPAPRPQPEKIIPASPFSVIFQSPDLATDDDEIAPSAASERAQSRRRPPSRGQQRGPRRPS, from the coding sequence ATGGCACTCCCCCTGGCCCTCAACGGCCAGGACATCATCGGCCAAGCGCGCACCGGCACCGGCAAGACCTACGCCTTCGGCGTGGCGATGCTGCAGCGTGTCGGCAAGCCCCGGAAGAACCGCAAGAAGCCCCGCGGGCTGGTCGTCGTGCCGACCCGCGAGCTGGCCGTCCAGGTCACCGAAGACCTGGTGACGGCCGCCGGCAAGCTCGGCTCGCGGATTCTCACCGTCTACGGCGGGCGCGCCTACGAACCCCAGGTCGAAGCGCTCAAGCAGGGCGTCGACGTGATCGTCGGCACCCCCGGGCGCCTGCTCGACCTGGTCAAGCAGAAGCACCTCGACCTCGGCCAGATCGACGTTCTCGTCCTCGACGAGGCCGACCGCATGCTCGACCTGGGCTTCCTGCCCGACATCGAGCGCATCATCAAGCTCATCCCGGAGAAGCGGCAGACGATGCTGTTCTCCGCGACCCTGCCGGGCGAGATCGTCGCCCTGTCCCGGCGTTACCTCACCCGCCCCACCCACGTGCGGGCCGAGAACAACGACGCCGAGGCCGAGGCGACGCCGCAGACGACCCAGTTCGTCTGGCGCGCGCACCGGATGGACAAGATCGAGATCGTGGGCCGTCTGCTCCAGTGCGACGGGCGCGGGCTCACGATGATCTTCTGTGAGACCAAGCGCGCCTGCGACATGGTCGTCGAGCAGCTCAAGGAGCGCGGCTTCGCCGCCGCGGCCGTTCACGGAGACCTGGGCCAGGGCCAGCGCGAGCAGGCTCTGCGGGCCTTCCGCAACGGCAAGATCGACGTGCTGGTCGCGACCGACGTCGCGGCGCGCGGCATCGACGTCGACGACGTCACGCACGTCGTCAACTACGACTGCCCGCAGGACGAGAAAGCCTACGTGCACCGGATCGGCCGCACCGGCCGGGCGGGCAAGACCGGCGTCGCGGTGACCTTCGTGGAGTGGGAGGACCTCACTCGCTGGAAGGTCATCAACAACGCGCTCTCGCTCGACTTCGCCGAGCCGGTCGAGACCTACTCGACCTCCCCGCACGTCTTCAGCGACCTGGGCATCCCCGAGGGCACCAAGGGCGTGCTGCCGCACGCCAACCGGTCCCGGGCGGGCCTGGCCGCCGAAGAGGTCGAGGACCTCGGCGAGACCGGCCGTGTCCGCTCCCGCGGTCCCCGCAGGGGACGCGAGGAGGAGCGGGACGAGCGACGCGAGCGCCCCGCCCGCACTCCCCGGGAGCGCCGCCGCACCCGCGGGGGCCGTACCGGCGCGGACGCCACGGAGCCCGTGGAGAACGTACGGGAGGAGACGGTCGCCGAGGCCGCGCCGGTCGAGGAGCCCCGGCGTCGCCGCTCACGCGCCGGCCGTGCCGCCGAGGAGACCCCGGTTCCGGTCACGGAGCAGGAGATCCAGAGCCCGGTCGTCGAGCTCACCGAGGTGGAGGTGGACGTGACGTCTCGTAAGGATGACAACCGTGACGACCAGCCCGCCGAGACCGCGCCCCGCCGGGGCCGGACCCGGAAGGCCGGGCTGAACCCGGAGGTGAGCCTCACCGAGGGCACCGGGGTTCAGTCGCGCAGGGAGCCCGTGGCGGAGCAGGCCGACAGGCCGCGCCGCAGGCGGGAGCCGGTGGCCGAGGTTCCGCAGTGGGAGGATGAGTCCGTGGACGGTCATTGGGACGACGAGCCCGTGGCGGAGGCGCCCGCGCCCCGGCCGCAGCCGGAGAAGATCATTCCGGCGAGTCCGTTCTCGGTGATCTTCCAGTCGCCCGACCTGGCGACGGACGACGACGAGATCGCCCCGTCGGCGGCCTCCGAGAGGGCGCAGAGCCGCCGTCGCCCGCCGAGCAGGGGCCAGCAGCGGGGCCCACGCCGCCCGAGCTAG
- a CDS encoding alpha/beta fold hydrolase, whose product MSTPRFLTLPPGVRSRQIDTPVGAFAVLEAMPVSGVPERWPALLVPGLTGSKEDFIAVLQTLAQSGRRVIAVDMRGQFETGGPEDPRAYTCAALGNDIDVLAHTIGGGEPLHLVGHSFGGLVAREAVIDGRTKFASFTLMSSGPAAIVGVRERAGRAMLAELPESGLEHIWHTRMEPEVLAAGVPDEIIAFLRKRLFANSPTGMTTMTGQVLSSPDRCDELTQVEVPTLVLYGEHDDGWPPRMQSEMADRLSAECVVVPGAAHSPAVEAPETTAAALTRFWNAAEARLLG is encoded by the coding sequence GTGAGTACGCCGCGATTTCTGACCCTGCCTCCTGGCGTCCGATCCCGTCAGATCGACACGCCGGTGGGCGCCTTCGCCGTTCTGGAGGCCATGCCGGTCAGCGGCGTCCCCGAGCGCTGGCCCGCCCTGCTGGTCCCCGGTCTCACGGGCAGCAAGGAGGACTTCATCGCGGTCCTGCAGACGCTGGCCCAGTCGGGACGGCGGGTCATCGCGGTCGACATGCGCGGGCAGTTCGAGACGGGCGGCCCTGAGGACCCCCGCGCCTACACCTGCGCGGCCCTCGGCAACGACATCGACGTCCTGGCGCACACGATCGGCGGGGGCGAGCCCCTGCACCTGGTCGGGCACTCCTTCGGCGGCCTGGTCGCCCGGGAGGCGGTCATCGACGGCCGCACCAAGTTCGCCTCCTTCACGCTGATGAGCTCGGGCCCCGCCGCGATCGTCGGCGTGCGCGAGCGCGCCGGCCGGGCCATGCTCGCGGAGCTGCCCGAGTCCGGCCTGGAACACATATGGCACACCCGGATGGAGCCGGAGGTCCTGGCCGCCGGGGTGCCGGACGAGATCATCGCGTTCCTGCGCAAGCGGCTGTTCGCCAACTCCCCGACCGGCATGACCACGATGACGGGTCAGGTGCTCTCCTCGCCGGACCGGTGTGACGAGCTCACCCAGGTCGAGGTCCCCACCCTGGTCCTGTACGGCGAGCACGACGACGGCTGGCCGCCGCGGATGCAGTCCGAGATGGCCGACCGGCTGAGCGCCGAGTGCGTGGTCGTTCCCGGCGCCGCCCACTCCCCCGCGGTGGAGGCCCCGGAGACGACGGCCGCCGCGCTCACCCGGTTCTGGAACGCGGCCGAGGCACGCCTGCTGGGCTGA